TGTTCTGATCGAGTATGCTTACGTCGAAACCTTTTCCATTGTCTTCCACGGTAAGGCTGACATTGTTTTCAACCCAGGTTAGCTGCACGTGAGCTTCGGTTGCTTCTGCATATTTCAGCACATTATTGAGCAATTCCTGCACAACACGGTAAAGTACGACCTCCACAGATGAGTCGAGACGTTTGTCGAAACCGAAATCCTGCATAATTACTTTTAACTGACCCGAAGCGCTGATGCCTTCGCAAAAGTCATTGAGAGCGTCTATCAGTCCAAAGCGTACCAGTGTTTCCGGCATCATGCTATGTGCCACCCGGCGCATCTCGCTGATCGCGCCGTCCAATTGTGTGAGAGCCCTGGTAAAGGTCATAGCGCTTTCCTCGGGCAGAATTACATTTCCTTTCACGGAATTTAAAGTTAATTTAATACCTGATAATAGTCCTCCCAGCCCGTCGTGCAAATCACGCGCCACGCGGGTACGTTCTTCTTCCTGGCCTTTCAAAATGGAGTTGGTGGCGACCAATTGTTTTTCCTGCTGCAGCTGCTGAACCTCCTTGTCAGCGATACGTTTCCGGATGATAATGTTTCTGTAAGCCAGCACCGATATGAGCGCCAAAGCAATAAGGCCCGCTATTAATCCATAAATGAGTGTGTTTCGTGTTTGTTTTTCCTTTTCAAGCGTTACGATCTGCTTTTCCTTTTGTGCGGTAAGGTATTTGGCGTCAAGCTCTTGCAGCTGTTTTTGTATGTCTATGCCCTGAATGGAGTCGTTCATGATGGTATATTTCATGAGGTAATCGTAGGCGGCCTTATAGTTGTTTTTTCGGGCAAGGTCAGTCGCGTAGTCTTCATAAAGCTCTACCAAATGATCGGTCATTTCATTGGCCTCGGCAATTTTAAGGGCTTCTTCCGTGTATTTGGCGGAAAGTTCCGGCTGGTTAGTATCTTCGGCCAAATACATCAGCGTTTTCAGGCATTCCATTTCCAGGAAAACATTCCCTGTTTTTCTCGCCAGTTCCAGCCCTTTTTCCCCAAACTCTTTTGCTTTGTCAAGATTTTTAAGTTTCCGATTCGTACGTGAGAGTCCCGCATAGCCCTGTATCACGAAAACATCAGACTTAATTTTTTGCGCAATGGCAAGGCCTTCACTGAAATGCGCCAGCCCTTTCGGATAATCTTTGAGATTGAAATAGGACCCGCCAATGTTGGTAAGAATATCGGCCAATTGCAGGCTGTCCTTCACGGGCCTAGCCAGTGCCAATGCTTTTTCTTTATATACCAATGCCTTATTAAACAAATTGGCATGCTCAAAAGCGGTTCCTATGCTGATATAAAGCCGTGGGAGGAATTCTTTCATTCCCAGTTTTTCAAACTGGTCCACAGAAAGTTGATAGTGTTTGATCGCTTCGAGGAAATTACCCAAATACACATAACTGGTTGCAATGTTGGCCTGGCTCTTGCCGATATTGACAGCGTGGTTCATTTCCCGCGCAATGACCAGGCTTTCTTTGTTCAATTTTAGACCCTGATCAAACTTACCCTGTAAATTGAGGATATAGGTGTAATTGGAACGGAACTTAAATTTTCCGGTAAGGTAATTCAGTTTATCGCTCAACGCACCGGCCTTGAGATAATATTTGGCAGCACTATCCAGATTCTGGTTTTCGTGGTACTGGCCATATTCAATGTAGGCGAGTACGCGGTTGGTATCTTCCTTGCTGGCCTGTATACGTTTCAGAATTGCATTCACGTCTACGCTCTGAGCAGAAGCACTGGCATATAACAATACAAGCAATGATATTCTTAAAAAAAAATTCATGGTATCCGTGAGAGGAGTATGGGCTGGAAAATTACGGGTGTAAAATTCTGAAATAAAACCTTTTAATAATATCCTCTAAAAGCATGATTTTTCAAAAATCCTACTTTTGGAGGATTGATTGCCGCTTGCGGATGAGGCTACCTTTGTCGGGTCAAAATGACAAAATCATCTCATCTATTTATTTTCAAATCAGCCATGAAAAAAGTTCTTTTATTCTTATTTGTTACGACATTATTCTTCTCCTGCAAAGATGACAAGGACAAAGATCCTGCACCGGAGCTAAGCGCACAGGTAACCGGAAATTACAAAGTGACCAAACTAACGGTAAATGGTAAAGAGCAGCCGTTGGAACTGGCAA
The genomic region above belongs to Dyadobacter pollutisoli and contains:
- a CDS encoding tetratricopeptide repeat-containing sensor histidine kinase encodes the protein MNFFLRISLLVLLYASASAQSVDVNAILKRIQASKEDTNRVLAYIEYGQYHENQNLDSAAKYYLKAGALSDKLNYLTGKFKFRSNYTYILNLQGKFDQGLKLNKESLVIAREMNHAVNIGKSQANIATSYVYLGNFLEAIKHYQLSVDQFEKLGMKEFLPRLYISIGTAFEHANLFNKALVYKEKALALARPVKDSLQLADILTNIGGSYFNLKDYPKGLAHFSEGLAIAQKIKSDVFVIQGYAGLSRTNRKLKNLDKAKEFGEKGLELARKTGNVFLEMECLKTLMYLAEDTNQPELSAKYTEEALKIAEANEMTDHLVELYEDYATDLARKNNYKAAYDYLMKYTIMNDSIQGIDIQKQLQELDAKYLTAQKEKQIVTLEKEKQTRNTLIYGLIAGLIALALISVLAYRNIIIRKRIADKEVQQLQQEKQLVATNSILKGQEEERTRVARDLHDGLGGLLSGIKLTLNSVKGNVILPEESAMTFTRALTQLDGAISEMRRVAHSMMPETLVRFGLIDALNDFCEGISASGQLKVIMQDFGFDKRLDSSVEVVLYRVVQELLNNVLKYAEATEAHVQLTWVENNVSLTVEDNGKGFDVSILDQNKGAGMRNVQARVDYLNGKLDIQSKPDEGTSVLVEIVV